A section of the Pseudanabaena mucicola str. Chao 1806 genome encodes:
- the miaB gene encoding tRNA (N6-isopentenyl adenosine(37)-C2)-methylthiotransferase MiaB produces the protein MTAHKYHIVTFGCQMNKADSERMAGVLEDMGYQLTEESEEADLILYNTCSIRDNAEQKVYSYLGRQAKRKRENPNLTLVVAGCVAQQEGEALLRRVPELDLVMGPQHVNRLGDLLSQVFNGNQVAATEEAYIEEDITTPRRNSTVSAWVNVIYGCNENCTYCIVPSVRGREQSRTPEVIRKEIEGLASQGYKEITLLGQNIDAYGRDLPAGGIGAGVGGKITFTDLLYYVHDVEGIDRIRYATSHPRYFSSRLIKACAELPKVCEHFHIPFQSGDNDILKAMARGYTHERYRRIIDDIRAVMPDAAITADAIVAFPGETEEQFERTVQLVNDIGFDLVNTAAYSPRPGTPAAVWENQLSEEIKSDRLQRLNHAVNQNAALRSQRYAGRIEEIMIEGTNHKDPRQVMGRTRTNRIAFAENTTGKLLTELIGQTVSIKITEVRPFSLTGVIC, from the coding sequence ATGACTGCTCACAAATATCACATCGTCACATTTGGCTGCCAAATGAACAAAGCTGACTCCGAACGCATGGCAGGCGTTTTGGAAGATATGGGCTATCAGTTGACCGAGGAAAGCGAAGAAGCCGACCTGATTTTATACAACACTTGCAGCATTCGCGATAATGCCGAGCAAAAGGTTTATTCGTATCTAGGCAGACAAGCAAAGCGCAAACGTGAAAATCCTAACTTAACTTTAGTTGTTGCTGGTTGTGTCGCTCAACAAGAAGGGGAAGCCCTACTAAGACGAGTACCTGAGCTTGACCTCGTGATGGGTCCTCAGCATGTAAATCGCCTTGGTGATCTGCTATCACAGGTTTTTAATGGCAATCAGGTGGCGGCAACCGAAGAAGCCTATATCGAAGAAGATATCACTACACCTCGCCGCAATAGCACCGTATCAGCTTGGGTCAATGTTATTTATGGTTGTAACGAGAACTGTACCTATTGCATCGTTCCCTCAGTGCGTGGACGCGAACAATCTCGCACCCCCGAAGTGATTCGCAAGGAAATTGAGGGACTAGCATCTCAGGGTTACAAAGAAATTACCTTGCTTGGTCAAAATATTGATGCCTATGGACGCGACCTTCCCGCAGGTGGTATTGGTGCTGGTGTTGGCGGCAAGATTACCTTTACGGACTTGCTCTATTACGTCCACGATGTGGAGGGAATCGATCGCATTCGCTATGCCACCAGTCACCCTCGCTACTTTAGTTCACGCCTCATTAAAGCTTGCGCCGAATTGCCCAAGGTTTGCGAACATTTTCATATTCCGTTCCAGTCAGGCGATAACGACATCCTTAAGGCAATGGCTCGCGGTTATACCCACGAACGTTACCGTCGCATTATCGATGATATTCGGGCGGTGATGCCCGATGCGGCAATTACTGCCGATGCGATCGTTGCTTTCCCAGGGGAAACGGAGGAGCAGTTTGAGCGCACGGTGCAGCTAGTGAATGATATTGGTTTTGATTTGGTGAATACTGCCGCCTATTCGCCTCGTCCAGGAACCCCTGCGGCGGTTTGGGAAAATCAGTTGAGTGAGGAGATTAAAAGTGATCGCCTGCAACGCCTAAATCATGCCGTTAATCAAAATGCTGCTTTGCGATCGCAGCGTTATGCAGGAAGGATTGAGGAAATCATGATCGAAGGTACAAATCATAAAGATCCTCGTCAAGTAATGGGGCGTACCCGTACCAATCGGATTGCTTTTGCTGAGAACACTACAGGTAAATTATTAACCGAACTAATAGGTCAAACAGTTTCCATAAAAATTACTGAGGTCAGACCTTTCAGTTTAACTGGTGTTATTTGCTAA
- a CDS encoding glycosyltransferase family 4 protein, producing MHIAWLGKKSPACGNVTYSREITNALLDRGHRVSFMHFAPESDHDNPDHEELDENSQEAQDVALPFLYKSTIYTVPSLRANKILVDSLRSLKPDLIHASLAISPLDFRLPEICAELDLPLVATFHQPFDIKRRNLASSTQQLTYQIYAPSLADYNQVIIFSNIQKELLNKLGVPNTRISIIPNGVDSDRYSPGSSNIKEELKADVLFLYQGRLAAEKNVEALLKAWRKCRMPEGCKLAIVGTGPLLSGLKAFYGNDPSIVWMGYIADEQRRIEILRGTDVFILPSLVEGLSLSLLEAMSCGVACIATDVGADGEVIEHGAGIILDSHKVTSQLSTLLPLFVDHPEMAKIIGLKARQRVLERYTLTKNIDRLEELYEQTMSQQWVRISAF from the coding sequence ATGCATATTGCATGGTTAGGTAAAAAATCGCCTGCTTGTGGCAACGTGACATATAGTCGCGAAATTACAAATGCATTACTCGATCGCGGACATCGTGTCAGCTTTATGCATTTTGCTCCTGAATCGGATCACGATAATCCAGATCATGAGGAATTGGACGAAAACTCTCAAGAAGCACAGGATGTCGCTTTACCATTCCTCTACAAATCCACAATTTATACTGTTCCATCATTGCGGGCAAATAAAATTCTGGTGGATTCCCTGCGATCACTAAAGCCCGATCTTATTCACGCTTCCCTTGCAATATCCCCACTAGATTTCCGCTTACCCGAAATTTGCGCTGAGCTAGATTTACCGCTTGTAGCAACCTTTCACCAACCCTTTGACATCAAGCGTCGGAATCTTGCCTCTAGTACCCAGCAACTTACTTATCAAATCTATGCACCATCCCTAGCAGATTACAATCAAGTAATTATTTTTTCTAATATTCAAAAGGAACTTCTCAATAAATTAGGTGTCCCCAATACCAGAATTTCGATTATTCCTAATGGTGTTGACAGCGATCGCTATTCCCCAGGCTCTTCAAATATTAAAGAAGAACTCAAGGCGGATGTGTTGTTTCTCTATCAAGGACGACTAGCTGCTGAGAAAAACGTGGAAGCATTACTCAAAGCATGGCGCAAATGTCGAATGCCTGAAGGCTGTAAATTAGCGATCGTCGGTACAGGACCACTCTTGTCAGGATTAAAAGCTTTCTACGGTAATGATCCCAGCATTGTCTGGATGGGTTATATTGCTGACGAACAAAGACGAATCGAGATCTTACGTGGTACAGATGTATTTATTTTGCCTTCACTCGTGGAAGGGTTGTCACTATCTCTGCTAGAGGCAATGTCCTGTGGGGTAGCTTGCATTGCTACTGATGTAGGTGCTGATGGTGAGGTAATTGAGCATGGTGCTGGGATTATCCTTGATTCTCATAAGGTGACTTCGCAACTTAGTACACTGTTGCCGCTATTTGTCGATCATCCTGAAATGGCAAAGATTATCGGGCTCAAGGCAAGACAAAGGGTATTAGAGCGTTATACCTTAACTAAAAATATTGATCGCTTAGAAGAACTCTATGAGCAAACCATGAGCCAACAATGGGTTAGGATCAGTGCTTTCTAG
- a CDS encoding cofactor assembly of complex C subunit B, whose protein sequence is MVRYLPLLVGTLGGLALLVNRMVTLNLTTSQARADALGILLSAVLILIGLLWQQIQPKPPDAVTLVGDEGFEIEAALPKAVKTELAWASHILLTNTVTKVVVIYYDRQTILRRGILGKSKQVNLGTIAERVIKTQKPVYLVKLELYPGRVEFDYLPENTQGVIVQPLGEKGVMVLGANIPRSYTKQDENWVTAIADKLAYNLEQHR, encoded by the coding sequence ATGGTTCGATATTTGCCCCTTTTAGTGGGGACACTGGGCGGCTTAGCGCTATTAGTCAATCGAATGGTGACATTAAACCTTACGACTAGCCAAGCAAGGGCTGATGCTTTAGGAATTTTATTGAGTGCAGTTTTGATTTTGATTGGGTTACTTTGGCAGCAAATACAGCCGAAACCACCTGATGCTGTGACTTTAGTTGGTGATGAAGGCTTTGAAATTGAGGCTGCTTTACCCAAAGCGGTGAAAACAGAATTGGCTTGGGCTTCCCATATATTGCTCACTAATACGGTGACGAAAGTAGTAGTTATTTATTATGATCGCCAAACGATCCTTCGCAGAGGCATTTTAGGAAAAAGTAAGCAGGTCAATCTTGGCACGATCGCGGAACGGGTGATCAAAACTCAGAAGCCAGTGTATCTAGTCAAACTTGAGCTTTATCCTGGGCGCGTCGAGTTTGATTATTTGCCCGAAAATACACAGGGCGTAATTGTGCAACCTCTAGGCGAAAAAGGAGTCATGGTATTAGGGGCAAATATTCCCCGTAGCTATACTAAACAAGACGAAAATTGGGTAACAGCGATCGCTGATAAGCTCGCCTATAATCTCGAACAACATCGCTAA
- a CDS encoding DUF2059 domain-containing protein, whose amino-acid sequence MLKRIFVTLTLSSLLTTSAYLLSLNFTKAIAQEISETTPSKPETSITTVISPEKRTLIKELLEITESSKNANQVMESMVRSELPKMVSTILKAVPALNSDRPEVQKQFSDIVSRMAVKYRDRVIKQIDINQLIEQVSYPIYDKYFTESELRDIIGFYKSPTGKKAINVLPQIMVDSMSRTNDILLPKMSRIMTEIISEELLNTLPKQK is encoded by the coding sequence GTGCTAAAACGAATTTTTGTAACCCTTACTCTGTCATCATTACTTACTACTAGCGCATATTTACTATCACTTAATTTCACCAAAGCGATCGCCCAAGAAATTAGTGAAACTACACCAAGTAAACCCGAAACATCAATAACAACCGTAATTTCGCCAGAAAAACGCACTTTAATTAAAGAGCTACTAGAAATCACGGAATCCAGCAAAAATGCTAATCAAGTTATGGAATCCATGGTTCGCTCAGAATTGCCCAAAATGGTATCGACCATTTTAAAGGCTGTTCCTGCGCTCAATAGCGATCGCCCCGAAGTGCAAAAACAATTTAGTGACATCGTGTCACGGATGGCTGTCAAATATCGCGATCGCGTAATTAAACAAATCGACATCAATCAACTGATCGAGCAAGTTTCCTATCCCATCTATGACAAGTATTTTACGGAATCAGAACTGCGCGATATTATTGGATTTTATAAGTCTCCAACGGGAAAAAAAGCCATCAATGTCCTGCCTCAGATTATGGTTGACTCGATGAGTCGCACCAATGATATTTTGCTACCGAAAATGTCGCGTATTATGACCGAAATCATTTCCGAAGAGCTGTTGAATACTTTGCCCAAGCAAAAGTGA
- a CDS encoding DUF4330 domain-containing protein, protein MAILDRQGRLFGKLSILDIGAIATILIVLIGLIVVPGNNGSSIAQMLTAENKTVQVDMNVRGLSATNPQNLIKIGDKINIIIRNQPRGEVTIKKVSISTPQVVAAKADGSPVIFDDPRAVSTSQSDLALTLEATARVTNDGVVFGNEKVKVGTSIDIEGPKYLIRGSAMAVRY, encoded by the coding sequence ATGGCAATTTTAGATCGGCAAGGTCGTTTATTTGGCAAACTTAGCATTCTGGACATTGGAGCGATCGCCACAATCCTGATCGTCCTCATAGGCTTAATCGTAGTCCCTGGCAACAACGGTAGTTCGATCGCCCAAATGCTAACTGCTGAAAACAAAACCGTCCAAGTAGATATGAATGTGCGCGGTCTCAGTGCTACGAATCCCCAAAACCTGATTAAAATTGGCGATAAAATCAATATCATCATTCGCAATCAGCCACGCGGCGAAGTCACCATCAAAAAAGTCAGTATCTCCACCCCCCAAGTTGTTGCTGCTAAAGCAGACGGTTCTCCAGTGATCTTTGATGACCCTCGTGCTGTGTCCACCTCTCAATCTGACCTAGCACTCACCCTCGAAGCCACCGCTAGAGTAACCAATGATGGCGTGGTATTCGGCAATGAAAAGGTCAAAGTCGGCACATCAATTGACATCGAAGGACCTAAATATCTGATTCGTGGTAGTGCCATGGCAGTAAGGTACTAA
- a CDS encoding serine/threonine protein kinase — protein sequence MQPPFPQGFVLKGRYAIRSTIGQGGMGRTYLAQDLERFNETCVLKEFIPPQDSLEVSEKAKELFRREASVLYQIRHPQVPEFRATFESEGRLLLVQDYVEGKNYRNLLLDRLKSGQTFSENEVFALLQMLLPVLSYLHNHNIIHRDISPENLMLRSLDNLPVLIDFGVVQETNAKLNSQMGIPSSTVAGKAGYAPPEQLQSGNAYANSDLYALAVTSIVLMTGREPSELFDSINLAWNWQQYANVNPAFARVINQMLSYKPANRYRSADEVMQALQIAQASFSGAKTYVVGRPVPANVAASIPQRTVLAGANNRTSVNYGSNAPNRINESNKGGGVNWFVGILIILVAGIGSWAVTSFFFSRNRLTNPTETAITSPTNATGDPTVTNVKLDLSDNEGINRKSISDKIVAGKIVNVRLTGERDDFLTVSLTNGDNLQMTIENADQVSLDSAAKDNKTGFWEGRLPKSGTYYIKIKTTSPQETTYNLEVTRKVMPKPQATPTKKTTPTPTAKPTTTATPTESPTISPSPDPLNSPRATESPRDTASPTPITEPTRSPSPPITTEPAPEPRQPISTPKNPNIF from the coding sequence ATGCAACCCCCATTTCCTCAAGGTTTTGTTCTTAAAGGTCGCTATGCTATCCGTTCAACAATTGGACAGGGTGGTATGGGGCGTACCTACTTAGCGCAAGACCTAGAGCGCTTTAATGAAACCTGTGTACTCAAGGAGTTTATTCCTCCCCAAGATTCACTAGAGGTATCGGAAAAAGCAAAGGAATTATTTCGACGCGAAGCATCGGTACTTTACCAAATCCGCCATCCTCAAGTACCAGAGTTTCGCGCTACCTTTGAGTCTGAGGGCAGATTGCTGCTAGTACAGGACTATGTAGAAGGCAAGAATTATCGGAACTTACTCCTCGATCGCCTAAAATCTGGTCAAACTTTTTCTGAGAATGAAGTTTTTGCCCTATTGCAAATGCTTTTACCAGTATTAAGCTATCTACATAATCACAATATTATTCACCGTGATATCTCTCCTGAAAACTTGATGTTGCGATCGCTGGATAATTTGCCTGTGCTAATTGATTTTGGAGTTGTCCAAGAAACAAACGCTAAGCTCAACTCCCAAATGGGTATCCCCTCTTCCACAGTTGCTGGTAAAGCTGGTTATGCACCACCTGAGCAGTTACAGTCAGGCAATGCCTATGCGAATAGTGACCTATATGCCCTCGCCGTAACTTCCATTGTATTGATGACGGGTCGCGAACCATCGGAACTATTTGATAGCATCAATCTCGCATGGAATTGGCAGCAGTACGCTAATGTCAATCCAGCCTTTGCTAGAGTCATCAATCAAATGCTGAGCTATAAACCCGCCAATCGCTATCGATCGGCGGATGAGGTTATGCAGGCTCTACAAATTGCTCAAGCATCTTTCTCTGGAGCAAAGACCTATGTGGTTGGACGACCAGTGCCAGCCAATGTCGCCGCCTCGATCCCCCAGCGTACTGTCCTAGCCGGAGCCAATAATCGCACTTCCGTTAATTACGGAAGTAATGCTCCTAATCGCATTAATGAATCTAATAAAGGTGGTGGTGTGAATTGGTTTGTTGGGATTCTGATTATCTTAGTTGCTGGGATTGGCTCTTGGGCAGTCACTTCCTTCTTTTTTAGCCGTAACCGTCTGACCAATCCGACGGAAACAGCGATTACTTCGCCAACTAATGCCACAGGCGATCCCACTGTTACTAACGTTAAACTTGACCTGAGTGATAATGAAGGTATAAATCGCAAATCGATTAGCGATAAGATTGTGGCAGGTAAAATCGTGAATGTTCGCCTTACTGGAGAAAGAGATGATTTTTTGACCGTATCTCTTACCAATGGCGATAACTTGCAAATGACTATTGAAAATGCAGATCAAGTCAGCTTAGATAGTGCAGCCAAAGATAATAAAACAGGATTTTGGGAGGGTAGATTGCCCAAATCTGGTACTTACTACATCAAGATCAAAACTACTAGCCCTCAGGAAACTACCTACAATCTAGAGGTAACTCGTAAAGTCATGCCAAAGCCGCAAGCAACCCCAACCAAAAAGACCACACCCACTCCTACGGCTAAACCAACTACTACAGCCACACCTACCGAATCACCAACCATCAGTCCCTCACCCGATCCATTAAATAGTCCTAGAGCAACCGAGTCTCCGAGAGATACGGCTTCTCCTACCCCTATTACAGAACCAACGCGATCGCCATCTCCACCTATTACCACAGAGCCTGCACCTGAACCAAGGCAACCCATCTCTACTCCTAAAAACCCCAACATCTTCTAA
- the dut gene encoding dUTP diphosphatase: MQTVEIKFNKLHPDAQIPSYAHVGDAGADVYSVAEVTLQPSDRAAIPTGLAVDIPLGYEIQVRPKSGLALKHGITVLNSPGTVDAGYRGEIQVIVINLGKEVYTFAKGQKIAQLVLKSVIQAQFIEGELGTSDRGDGGFGSTGIT; the protein is encoded by the coding sequence ATGCAAACCGTAGAAATTAAATTCAACAAGCTACATCCTGATGCACAGATCCCTAGCTATGCTCATGTTGGTGATGCTGGGGCTGACGTATATTCAGTAGCGGAAGTTACTCTACAGCCAAGTGATCGCGCGGCAATTCCCACGGGTTTGGCTGTAGATATCCCCCTTGGTTATGAAATTCAAGTACGTCCTAAAAGTGGATTAGCTTTGAAACATGGCATTACCGTTTTGAATTCCCCTGGCACTGTTGATGCAGGTTATCGTGGTGAGATTCAAGTCATTGTGATTAATCTGGGGAAAGAAGTCTATACTTTCGCTAAGGGACAAAAGATTGCTCAATTAGTTCTAAAATCTGTAATTCAAGCTCAATTTATCGAAGGAGAACTAGGAACCAGCGATCGAGGTGATGGTGGCTTCGGCAGTACGGGAATCACCTAA
- a CDS encoding Crp/Fnr family transcriptional regulator translates to MLTSIERLLLVRGVPIFKELRDDFLVRLASIMNEVSYPSSKLIFAQGQEGRSLYIVVAGKVRVHIGDKDLAILDKGSCFGEMSLFDAEPRSASVTAISNCDCLVLTQQQLYEAIDETPDIAVNIIRLLSRRIRSQNDQLNKQNDLLNALKASKQ, encoded by the coding sequence ATGCTAACCAGTATTGAGCGTTTGTTATTAGTAAGAGGTGTTCCGATCTTCAAGGAGTTACGTGACGATTTTTTGGTACGTTTAGCTTCAATTATGAATGAGGTCTCGTACCCATCGAGTAAATTGATTTTTGCCCAAGGGCAGGAGGGGAGATCGCTATATATTGTGGTTGCGGGTAAGGTGCGGGTACATATTGGCGATAAGGATTTGGCAATTTTAGATAAGGGTAGTTGCTTTGGGGAAATGTCGCTATTCGATGCCGAGCCGCGATCAGCTTCAGTAACTGCGATCTCGAACTGTGATTGCCTTGTGCTTACACAGCAGCAGTTGTATGAGGCAATCGATGAGACTCCTGACATAGCTGTTAATATTATCCGCCTATTATCACGACGCATCCGTAGCCAAAACGATCAATTAAATAAACAGAATGATCTGCTTAATGCCTTGAAAGCTTCCAAGCAATAA
- a CDS encoding PD-(D/E)XK nuclease family protein: MVLQERKSAMTAISPITSISQGHLNIWETCRRKYQYSFLEVLSLPEADLDRKEKLQLGTKFHLLMQQKELGLDVSALAGSDAQLQTWLGAFEKQPPMMIAGERFCEHRRTLEISSSISLHDDSENRERNQGCYVLTAIYDMLILGEQQAQILDWKTHQADIPLHTLKANWQTRLYLYLLAQTTKYDPEQISMTYWFANSAQSVIIEYSRAEYEQTAARLQRILLEMSQAQTYPKLDLHSTICKNCEFRDRCDHGDLITNNVIGNIEDIPEIAI, from the coding sequence ATGGTACTACAAGAACGCAAATCTGCAATGACAGCTATTTCTCCAATTACTTCAATTTCTCAAGGTCATCTCAATATCTGGGAAACTTGTCGGCGTAAATATCAATATAGTTTCTTAGAGGTGCTGAGTTTACCAGAAGCCGATCTAGATCGCAAAGAAAAGTTGCAATTAGGTACAAAGTTTCACTTACTAATGCAGCAAAAAGAACTTGGACTTGACGTATCGGCTTTGGCCGGTAGTGATGCTCAGTTACAAACATGGCTAGGAGCTTTTGAAAAGCAACCTCCTATGATGATTGCTGGTGAACGCTTTTGTGAGCATCGTCGCACTTTAGAGATATCTAGTTCAATATCGCTGCATGATGATAGTGAGAATCGTGAGCGCAATCAAGGTTGTTATGTCTTAACTGCAATTTACGACATGTTGATTTTGGGTGAGCAACAAGCTCAAATTCTAGACTGGAAAACTCATCAAGCAGATATCCCTCTGCATACATTAAAAGCTAATTGGCAAACTCGCCTTTATTTATACCTATTAGCCCAAACGACAAAATACGACCCTGAGCAAATATCGATGACCTATTGGTTTGCTAATAGTGCTCAATCAGTAATTATTGAATATTCTCGAGCTGAGTATGAACAAACGGCGGCAAGACTTCAGCGAATTTTGTTGGAGATGTCCCAAGCACAGACATATCCCAAACTAGATTTGCATAGTACTATTTGTAAAAACTGTGAGTTTCGCGATCGCTGCGATCATGGAGATTTAATAACTAACAATGTCATTGGTAATATTGAAGATATTCCTGAGATTGCCATTTAG
- a CDS encoding IS982 family transposase, with protein MDNIVSHLDITQIFCEVDDFCQSFEKHWQEQPMLPSMIGERKSQSRMRLSEVMTIVIGFHGSGYKTFKEFYTMTVLPFWRKAFPHLVSYTRFVELMPWTLMLLCCFLHTRKGEVTGISFIDSTPIDVCVNCRAHAHKVFKGMVNWGKNSVGWHFGFKLHVIVNDKGELLAFKLTPANVDDREPVPDMTQDLFGKLFGDRGYISQKLFEQLYQQGLELITKRKKKMKNCLVKLIDKILLRKRAIIEAVNDQLKNISQIEHSRHRSFFNFLVNLLAGLVAYSYRETKPALDLQVKGLPALPPACF; from the coding sequence ATGGACAATATCGTATCGCACTTGGATATCACCCAAATCTTCTGTGAAGTCGATGATTTCTGCCAAAGTTTTGAAAAACACTGGCAAGAGCAACCAATGTTACCGTCAATGATAGGAGAAAGGAAAAGCCAGTCACGAATGAGACTAAGTGAAGTGATGACCATCGTGATTGGCTTTCATGGGTCAGGATACAAGACATTCAAAGAGTTCTACACGATGACCGTATTACCATTTTGGCGAAAGGCTTTCCCACACTTGGTAAGTTATACAAGATTTGTGGAGTTAATGCCATGGACATTGATGTTGTTATGTTGCTTCCTGCATACACGCAAAGGGGAAGTGACAGGTATATCGTTCATTGACTCAACCCCAATCGATGTCTGTGTAAACTGTCGCGCCCATGCCCACAAAGTATTCAAAGGAATGGTCAATTGGGGTAAAAACTCCGTTGGTTGGCACTTTGGTTTCAAACTCCATGTGATTGTCAATGACAAGGGAGAATTGCTAGCTTTTAAACTTACTCCCGCCAATGTCGATGATCGTGAACCTGTACCTGACATGACTCAGGATCTATTTGGAAAGCTATTTGGCGACCGTGGTTATATCTCCCAAAAACTATTTGAGCAGTTGTATCAGCAAGGGTTAGAACTGATTACCAAGCGTAAGAAAAAAATGAAAAACTGTCTAGTCAAGCTAATCGATAAGATTTTGCTCCGCAAACGAGCAATTATTGAGGCGGTCAATGACCAACTGAAAAACATTTCTCAGATTGAGCATTCAAGACATCGCAGCTTTTTCAATTTCCTAGTTAACCTTTTGGCTGGGTTAGTTGCTTATTCCTATCGCGAGACTAAACCTGCTTTGGATCTTCAAGTCAAAGGCTTGCCTGCTCTACCTCCTGCTTGCTTTTAG
- the tnpC gene encoding IS66 family transposase, protein MKESPPKQRISREEIRGIYQQGEEAVIALVEGLLHKIEQLEERLEVLENQAKKDSQNSSKPPSSDGFGKRTKSLRGKSERQSGGQIGHEGNTLEWREEIDETIVHRVDQCESCGASLVGTEILNWDLRQVHDLPPIVLKVTEHQAEVKCCNHCGLLNRGKFPADVSNVVQYGSGLKGLIVYLMEGQLLPTERVRELISEIFDCKLSEGTIYNAREYCYGQLETVEQYLKEGIQAAEVGHFDETGMRVKGKLMWLHVASTSGLTYYFMHTKRGQIAMDAMDILPNFDGISVHDGLSSYAQYDCKHALCNAHHLRELTFIVERYQQPWAELMLSLLVEIKDQIGVAKTDGLSALPSEKSADFERRYQELIDQGLKANPPPPIDPDIPPRKGRLKQSPAKNLLDRLQKNQSAVLAFMYDFRVPFDNNQAERDLRMMKLKQKVSGTFRSLEGAQMFCRIRGYISTLRKQGVNVLESLKQVFLGNHFFPNLQPE, encoded by the coding sequence ATGAAAGAGAGTCCACCAAAGCAAAGAATCAGTAGAGAAGAGATCCGAGGGATCTATCAACAAGGCGAAGAAGCTGTTATTGCTTTGGTGGAAGGACTATTGCACAAGATAGAGCAACTAGAAGAGCGATTAGAAGTATTAGAAAATCAGGCAAAGAAAGATAGTCAAAACAGTAGCAAACCACCATCAAGTGACGGATTTGGAAAGCGAACAAAAAGCTTGCGAGGAAAAAGTGAACGGCAAAGCGGAGGACAAATTGGGCATGAAGGCAACACCTTAGAGTGGCGAGAAGAAATCGATGAAACCATCGTGCATCGGGTAGACCAGTGCGAAAGTTGCGGAGCCTCGTTAGTAGGCACAGAGATATTAAATTGGGACTTGAGACAAGTGCATGATTTACCACCAATAGTCCTAAAAGTAACAGAACATCAAGCCGAAGTAAAATGCTGTAACCACTGCGGATTATTAAATCGCGGAAAATTTCCAGCCGATGTGAGCAACGTAGTGCAGTATGGATCAGGACTAAAGGGATTAATAGTCTATCTGATGGAGGGACAATTACTGCCAACAGAGAGGGTGCGGGAACTAATCAGCGAAATATTTGACTGCAAACTATCGGAAGGGACAATCTACAACGCAAGAGAATATTGCTATGGGCAATTAGAAACCGTAGAACAGTATCTAAAAGAGGGGATACAAGCTGCCGAAGTAGGACATTTTGACGAAACAGGGATGCGGGTCAAAGGAAAACTGATGTGGTTGCATGTGGCAAGTACATCAGGGTTAACCTACTACTTTATGCATACCAAACGGGGTCAAATAGCTATGGATGCGATGGATATTCTGCCCAACTTTGACGGTATCAGTGTCCATGATGGTTTATCTAGTTATGCCCAATATGATTGTAAACATGCTTTGTGCAATGCACATCATTTACGGGAATTGACGTTTATCGTTGAACGTTACCAACAGCCATGGGCAGAGTTGATGCTCTCGTTATTGGTTGAAATCAAAGACCAGATAGGAGTTGCCAAAACTGATGGACTCAGCGCTTTACCCTCAGAAAAATCAGCAGATTTTGAGCGACGTTATCAGGAACTAATTGACCAAGGACTTAAAGCTAATCCGCCGCCTCCCATAGATCCAGATATCCCACCAAGGAAAGGTCGTCTTAAACAAAGTCCAGCCAAGAACTTACTCGACCGTCTTCAAAAAAATCAATCGGCTGTTTTAGCTTTTATGTATGATTTTCGTGTTCCTTTTGATAACAATCAGGCGGAACGTGATTTACGTATGATGAAACTCAAACAGAAAGTATCTGGCACTTTTCGCTCTCTTGAGGGCGCTCAAATGTTCTGTCGCATTCGTGGCTATATTTCGACTCTCAGAAAGCAAGGTGTTAATGTTCTGGAGTCTCTCAAACAAGTGTTTCTTGGAAACCATTTCTTCCCAAATCTCCAGCCTGAGTAG